GGAATCTTACATTGGCACACGTAGCCCTGGATGATGCCATTCAGCAGGGGGAGTTATTCTGTAACCTGTTGCAAGCGAATCTAAAGCGTTAACTAAAATAGGCATCTGCTGAAAATTGTCAGATTTGGTGACAGATTAGTATAGGGATGAGCGATCTTCACCCTTACAGAAGTTCCGTTACTGCGTTGAGCAGCCGAAGAGCTTGTTTTATAACTGGAAACCCTCGATATAAGACTTAATTGTGGGTAACCCAGTCATTTTTTCATAGAAGAAATTATTCACAATTTTCATCACCTCCGCTTGGGCTACATCCACTTCGGAACCAAGGGGAGTACCAGCTTCCTGGCGGCACAGACTACGGTATAGGCGCAGCAGATGACGCACAATCACCAATTCCTCTTCGCCTTCCAAAACTTTGACAGACGCCAAAATCAGTTCATCGGTTTGATTGAGAATGCTTTCTAGCTCAAAGACAGTACTCTTGTCCCTGGCTTCTTGGATGGTTCGTACCAGGGCGTGTACTTGATAAAGTAGTGCCGCAGGTTCATCGAACAATTCACGCAAAAAGGCGGCTTCCTCATAACGTCCGTTCAACCGAAAGATGTTGTACATCCGTTTGGCTGCTTTGCCATAGTTGATGTAATTGCCTTTAACACATTTTTGGACTTCCTTTTCCAACCGAGCCACATAATCATCCATGACATCGCTGGAAACCTGTTTCACCAGCTTGGAGAAGATGGGGGCGGATTCAGCGTCTAAGTAAACCTCCTGAAAGTAACCGTCGAGATAGCCGTCTAGTGGAGTGATAGTAGCATCTGGTGCTTCCCAGGTGACATCCAACATATTGCTAGCGTTGGACAACTGGCTGCGTATCGTGTCGGCAATCACCCAGTCCAACTTGCACCAACCAGGATCATCTGCTACAGAATCCCAAGTAATAACTAGAGGATTGCCCTCTAAATCGCTCACCTCAATCTGACCGGCGGAAATGTCATTAGGTAGCCAAGTAATTGGTGAACCAGCGTGCAGCGTGTGTTCTCCCCGAATCACTTTCTGAGGGTAACTACCAAACTTCACCTCAAGTAACTGGTAGTTTATCCCGGATAAGGTCTTGAGCGCCTTTTCACGCATCAGTTTGGCAAGAATTTGACAGGCTTCGGTACGGCTGGGGGCAATGATATTTACTCGCTCAAAGTAGTCACAATCACCTGGATAGGTCTGAATCTTCGATTGAGCCGCTGAACCAGAGAGCGCCAACGCCGTTTCTACGACACCAGGGATATCCTCAAATTCTACGATTTTGCCAATGGCTCGAAAGCGTGCCAACTCTTGTGGGTCAAAATCCAACATGGTGACTTTGTGTCCAAAAACACCTGTTTCTTTATCCACAACAATATCGCTGTCGCCTGTCGCCTCAGTGATAGATTTCATCCAGCGTTCTAATTCTTGCTCATTGAGTTGAACCCCTAAGCGATTAGCAGACTCCACAATGCGTTGGTACGGATCTACACTTTCGTTTTGTAATGTTGTCATACTTTATTGCTTTTTAAGGTTTACGGTTGTATTTTGCAGGTGATTCAAAACAAGTTTTTGTAATATTACTAACAAATTATTGAATAAAAATTCAGAAATAACTAGCTAGAATACAAAATATTTTCAAACATGGTTGACGTCTTCAGAAATAACTCAATCAAAAAAGCTCTTGACAAGCATTAATAGTAAGCCCGCCAATTCATCAGTAGATTTTAAGTTGCTGAAGTACACAATCTATAGAAATCCGATTTGATTCTTGAAACACTCGTAGACACAGGGAACACTTCTCTACGTTCGCGCAGCGTCCCGCAGGGAGAGGCTGCGCCCTAAGCGCAGCCATGCCGCAGGCTTTACGGCAAGCGGTAGTTGAATCTCGACTTCGCTCGATTTCCGTGCTCAGCACAAGTGCGCTCAGTGGTCGCCGAGCGCAGTCGAGGTGCGACCACCTGAATTCGGAATTTTGCTGTAAATATCATTTAAATAGTAGCCATCAGTTCGGGATCTTGAGCTTTTTGTTCGTTGTTTTGAACCTTTTTGAGTACGATCATTCCTCTAGCTCGATCTGATGCCGAATCTCTATCTATACAAGCTAAGTACATACGTTCGGCAGGGCATTTCCAAAACCGCGTGTAGCGCTTGGGGTTGGTATCAGCAATAGTTATCTCTTGTGTTTTTTTATCGTAGTCTGCCAATAAAGAGAAGTGACCACCACCTAACTTAATTTCGTGAGCAATGTCAACATTGAAGTTAAGGATGTGAATATCATTCACATCTGAAACAGCTCTTTCGATTTCTTCAATGAAAGACTCTAGCGTAATGCTC
This region of Nostoc sp. UHCC 0302 genomic DNA includes:
- a CDS encoding phytochelatin synthase family protein, with amino-acid sequence MTTTDLHTIKLKAFQQPIRCCNVTAIAYGLTALGYPTSIDDIFYVTKLPINTVLDDGMTLAETYDTCIQYVEEKNLPISVILEHFDKASITLESFIEEIERAVSDVNDIHILNFNVDIAHEIKLGGGHFSLLADYDKKTQEITIADTNPKRYTRFWKCPAERMYLACIDRDSASDRARGMIVLKKVQNNEQKAQDPELMATI